The Achromobacter deleyi genome has a window encoding:
- a CDS encoding ABC transporter ATP-binding protein has translation MSTSGAAPAKPGKPGPLNLVLTPIRGQLIAAAVLAAAGAMLTLAPLAAIAHIARIVLAGPGLEGAASAAAWPEIWWTVIIGVSCMFAGMALASAGELTAHLADNRITHRLRLAGAQRLARVPLGWFTSRASGEVKQALQDDIATLHSLTAHFYTAVGRAAGAIVVSVIYLFAQDWRLAIVALLPFPGFFFFLRRAMKAGGANMQEFVARLGRLNGATVEFVAGIPVVKAFGDAGKAHRGYREAVDGFAEAFVNFTRPLVAAMAHAHAMIAPVTVLGVVLGFGALFVGMGWMAPVEVLPFALVAPGICAPMLLLHTLLHDLGGATGAAQRVLALLETPVLEPPAPGGAQTPEGNEVRFENVGYSYGEERQALSNISFTLEPGTVTAIVGPSGAGKSTLARLLLRFFDPDEGRITLGGADLRQIESSQLYRRVGFVLQEVRLIHASVRDNIALGRPGASQQDIEAAARAANIHERILALPRGYDSVIGEDAQLSGGERQRVSIARAVLLDPPVLVLDEATAAADAGNEAEIQSALSRFARGRTLMVIAHRLDTVMHADRILVLEDGAITEQGGHEQLLARGGSYARLWALGGYAMAVVQEEPSC, from the coding sequence ATGAGCACTTCTGGAGCCGCGCCGGCCAAACCCGGGAAACCCGGCCCGCTCAACCTGGTGTTGACCCCCATACGCGGCCAACTCATCGCCGCCGCCGTGCTCGCCGCGGCGGGCGCCATGCTCACGCTGGCGCCCCTGGCAGCGATTGCGCACATTGCGCGGATCGTCCTCGCGGGCCCCGGCCTCGAGGGTGCTGCCTCGGCGGCTGCCTGGCCCGAAATCTGGTGGACCGTGATCATCGGCGTGAGCTGCATGTTCGCCGGCATGGCGCTGGCGTCCGCCGGCGAATTGACCGCCCATCTGGCCGACAATCGCATCACTCACCGGCTGCGCCTGGCCGGTGCGCAGCGTCTGGCCCGGGTGCCGCTGGGCTGGTTCACCAGCAGGGCGTCGGGCGAGGTCAAGCAGGCGCTGCAGGACGACATTGCGACCCTGCACAGCCTGACGGCGCACTTCTATACGGCGGTGGGACGCGCAGCGGGCGCAATCGTGGTTTCGGTCATCTATCTGTTCGCGCAGGACTGGCGCCTGGCCATCGTGGCGCTGCTGCCATTTCCCGGTTTCTTCTTTTTCCTGCGCCGTGCCATGAAGGCAGGCGGGGCGAACATGCAGGAATTCGTCGCCCGGCTAGGGCGCCTCAACGGGGCAACCGTCGAGTTCGTGGCCGGGATTCCCGTGGTCAAGGCGTTCGGCGATGCCGGCAAGGCGCATCGCGGCTACCGCGAGGCCGTCGACGGCTTTGCCGAGGCCTTTGTCAACTTCACTCGTCCGCTGGTCGCGGCGATGGCTCATGCCCACGCAATGATCGCCCCGGTCACGGTGCTGGGCGTAGTGCTGGGTTTCGGCGCCTTGTTCGTGGGCATGGGCTGGATGGCTCCGGTGGAGGTGCTGCCATTCGCCCTGGTGGCGCCGGGCATTTGTGCTCCGATGCTGTTGCTGCATACGCTGCTGCACGACCTGGGCGGGGCCACGGGCGCCGCGCAGCGCGTGCTGGCGCTTCTGGAAACCCCTGTGCTGGAACCGCCCGCGCCGGGCGGCGCACAAACCCCCGAGGGAAATGAAGTCCGGTTCGAGAACGTGGGCTACTCCTATGGCGAAGAGCGCCAGGCCCTGTCGAACATCAGCTTCACGCTGGAACCCGGGACGGTCACGGCCATCGTCGGCCCGTCCGGCGCGGGAAAGTCCACGCTGGCGCGGCTGCTGCTGAGATTCTTCGACCCGGACGAAGGGCGCATCACGCTCGGCGGCGCCGACCTGCGGCAGATCGAGAGTTCGCAGCTCTACCGGCGCGTGGGCTTCGTATTACAAGAGGTGCGCCTGATCCATGCCAGCGTGCGCGACAACATCGCGCTGGGCCGGCCCGGCGCCAGCCAGCAGGACATCGAGGCCGCCGCGCGCGCCGCCAATATCCATGAGCGCATCCTGGCCCTGCCGCGCGGCTACGACTCGGTGATCGGCGAGGACGCGCAACTTTCAGGCGGCGAGCGCCAGCGCGTGAGCATCGCGCGTGCCGTGCTGCTCGATCCGCCCGTGCTCGTGCTCGACGAAGCCACGGCGGCGGCGGATGCCGGCAACGAGGCGGAAATCCAGAGCGCGCTGTCGCGCTTCGCCAGGGGACGCACGTTGATGGTGATCGCGCACCGGCTGGACACGGTGATGCACGCCGACCGCATCCTCGTCCTCGAGGACGGCGCGATTACCGAACAGGGCGGGCATGAACAGTTGCTGGCGCGGGGCGGTAGCTATGCGCGGTTGTGGGCGCTGGGCGGCTACGCAATGGCCGTGGTCCAAGAGGAGCCGTCATGCTGA
- a CDS encoding TRAP transporter large permease — MILTVFLLVLLGLIALGMPIAFALLISAIVMMFQLDFYDTQLLAQNMLSGANSFTLMAVPLFMLAGELMNAGGISRRIVHLANTFVGHIQGGLGYVAIFASLLLASLSGSAVADAAALGSLLIPMLREKGYEAGQASGLIAAGGIIAPIIPPSIAFIIFGVATNVSITKLFFAGIAPGLMMGLTLVAVWAWVARKHGSIKPSPREPWRNRLKALRGSLWALMLPVIIIGGLRGGIFTPTEAAVVAAVYALLVSLFVYREIGLRDLAPLFINAARTTAVVMFLVAAAMVSSYMITLADMPQDLIALLEPVMDQPKMLMFALLILLTLVGTVMDLTPTILILGPVLMPVVTKAGIDPVYFGVMFVMVGSVGLLTPPVGTVLNVVCGVARINMETICRGVWRYVVAYTLLLVLLVIFPELITVPARWMH, encoded by the coding sequence ATGATCCTGACTGTCTTCCTGCTCGTGCTGCTGGGGCTGATCGCCCTGGGGATGCCGATCGCCTTCGCGCTGCTCATCAGCGCGATCGTCATGATGTTCCAGCTGGACTTCTACGACACCCAGCTCCTGGCGCAAAACATGCTGTCGGGCGCCAACAGCTTTACGCTGATGGCGGTGCCCTTGTTCATGCTGGCCGGAGAACTGATGAACGCCGGCGGGATTTCGCGCCGCATCGTCCATCTGGCCAATACCTTCGTGGGCCACATCCAGGGCGGCCTGGGCTATGTGGCCATCTTCGCCAGCCTGCTGCTGGCCTCCCTGTCGGGCTCCGCCGTCGCCGATGCCGCCGCGCTGGGTTCGCTGCTGATTCCCATGCTGCGCGAAAAGGGTTACGAGGCCGGCCAGGCATCGGGGCTGATCGCGGCGGGCGGCATCATCGCCCCCATCATCCCGCCGTCCATCGCGTTCATCATCTTCGGTGTCGCCACCAACGTGTCGATCACCAAGCTGTTCTTCGCGGGCATCGCGCCGGGCCTGATGATGGGCCTGACGCTGGTGGCCGTGTGGGCCTGGGTGGCGCGCAAGCACGGCAGCATCAAGCCATCGCCGCGCGAACCCTGGCGCAACCGCCTGAAGGCCCTGCGCGGCTCGCTGTGGGCGCTGATGCTGCCCGTCATCATCATCGGCGGCCTGCGCGGCGGCATCTTCACCCCCACGGAGGCCGCCGTCGTCGCGGCCGTCTACGCGCTGCTGGTCAGCCTGTTCGTGTACCGCGAGATCGGCCTGCGTGACCTGGCGCCGCTCTTCATCAACGCCGCCCGCACCACCGCCGTCGTCATGTTCCTGGTGGCGGCCGCCATGGTCTCGTCCTACATGATCACGCTGGCCGACATGCCGCAGGACCTGATCGCCCTGCTGGAACCCGTGATGGACCAGCCCAAGATGCTGATGTTCGCGCTGCTCATCCTGCTGACGCTGGTCGGCACGGTCATGGATCTGACGCCCACCATCCTGATCCTGGGGCCGGTGCTCATGCCGGTCGTCACCAAGGCCGGCATCGACCCGGTCTACTTCGGCGTCATGTTCGTCATGGTCGGCAGCGTCGGCCTGCTGACGCCTCCCGTGGGCACGGTGCTCAACGTGGTCTGCGGCGTGGCCCGCATCAATATGGAAACCATCTGCAGAGGGGTGTGGCGCTATGTCGTCGCCTACACGCTGCTGCTGGTCCTGCTGGTGATCTTCCCCGAGCTGATCACCG
- a CDS encoding TRAP transporter small permease, with amino-acid sequence MQASPSGRPGHTPLARAADWCFALQTWLMVACLVAMVVLLFGNVALRYLFNSGINASDEVSRLAFVWMIFLGSVIALREHQHIGVTMMVERFGPAAHRVSHVVCQLLVLWVLWLMAEGSWVQTVIGLDTVLPVTGMSLAVFNAAGLYAAVAMGILTVIDLVRVLAGGPLPAESSPEDPLA; translated from the coding sequence ATGCAAGCTTCCCCATCGGGGCGGCCTGGCCATACGCCGCTGGCCCGCGCCGCCGACTGGTGCTTTGCGCTGCAGACCTGGCTGATGGTCGCCTGTCTGGTCGCCATGGTCGTGCTGCTGTTCGGCAACGTGGCGCTGCGCTACCTGTTCAACTCCGGCATCAACGCCTCGGATGAAGTATCCCGGCTGGCCTTTGTCTGGATGATCTTCCTGGGCTCGGTGATCGCGCTGCGCGAACACCAGCACATCGGCGTGACCATGATGGTGGAGCGCTTCGGCCCCGCCGCCCACCGGGTCTCGCACGTCGTCTGCCAGCTGCTGGTCCTGTGGGTGCTGTGGCTGATGGCCGAGGGCAGCTGGGTCCAGACCGTCATCGGCCTGGACACCGTGCTGCCCGTCACCGGCATGTCACTGGCGGTGTTCAACGCGGCCGGCCTCTACGCCGCGGTCGCCATGGGCATCCTGACAGTCATCGATCTGGTCCGCGTTCTTGCGGGCGGCCCGTTGCCGGCGGAATCCAGCCCCGAAGACCCCTTGGCCTGA
- a CDS encoding TetR/AcrR family transcriptional regulator: MQPPERRTTRGRPPTITRERIADAGIAMGLPHITFIGVAAALGVSHMALYKHVPSLEELKRLIAEEIFRRWQIPQACSTDRGELKEYLTLFAASVREFVRAHPGVTPYVIRRLAATPSMLAKIDGHQRHIADAYGISKEQSRILLATVAFHGLAVADTVYSVAGQEPAVDAARAAEESEMEVELDQGMQALIIGLLAMLEEDARRPDMPHAGKKIPTAAKKPRAA, translated from the coding sequence ATGCAGCCGCCAGAGCGCCGCACCACGCGGGGACGCCCTCCTACCATCACCCGCGAGAGAATTGCCGATGCCGGCATCGCGATGGGTTTGCCCCACATCACCTTCATCGGCGTTGCGGCGGCACTGGGCGTCAGCCATATGGCGCTCTACAAGCACGTGCCGAGTCTTGAGGAACTCAAGCGCCTGATCGCCGAGGAAATCTTCCGTCGCTGGCAGATTCCGCAAGCCTGTAGCACCGACCGCGGCGAGCTGAAGGAATACCTGACCCTGTTCGCCGCATCCGTGCGTGAATTCGTCAGGGCACACCCCGGCGTGACCCCTTACGTGATCCGCAGGCTGGCGGCGACGCCGTCCATGCTCGCGAAGATCGACGGGCACCAGCGCCATATCGCCGATGCCTACGGCATTTCAAAGGAGCAGTCGCGGATACTGCTGGCAACCGTGGCCTTCCACGGTCTTGCGGTGGCCGACACGGTGTATTCGGTGGCCGGGCAGGAGCCGGCTGTCGACGCGGCGCGCGCGGCGGAAGAATCCGAGATGGAAGTGGAGCTGGATCAAGGCATGCAAGCGCTGATCATCGGCCTGCTGGCCATGCTGGAAGAAGACGCGCGGCGGCCAGATATGCCCCACGCGGGCAAGAAGATCCCGACAGCCGCCAAGAAGCCGCGCGCCGCTTGA
- a CDS encoding LacI family DNA-binding transcriptional regulator, translating to MSVRKPRSSRAGRVTMQEVARRVGVSAITVSRALRTPDKVGQELRQRIARVCQELGYVPNHAASALASARSQTIVVLIPSLSNVVFVDIITGIKEVLDSNGYHMLIGVTGYSPDEEEALLRKYLQHSPDGLVLTGVDHNPGVWDLLRAQAIPTVHTIETLAGSEDMSVGFSQFDSGYAAGRHLVERGYRRIGIVGAQLDPRSLRRCEGCRQALRDAGLYDQALEIMTPEKSSISLGASLMEDLHARHPDCDAVFFCNDDLAQGAVFQCGRAGLRVPEQMGIIGFHDLAGTAWTTPPLSTIATPRYQIGLSAAQLLMRHLAGEAVAERHVDLGFTLVQRETS from the coding sequence ATGTCCGTCCGTAAACCTAGAAGCTCGCGCGCCGGGCGCGTCACCATGCAGGAAGTCGCGCGCCGCGTGGGCGTGAGCGCGATCACGGTATCGCGCGCCCTGCGCACGCCGGACAAGGTGGGGCAGGAGCTGCGCCAGCGCATCGCGCGGGTGTGCCAGGAACTGGGCTACGTGCCCAACCACGCCGCCAGCGCGCTGGCCTCGGCGCGCTCGCAGACCATCGTGGTGCTGATTCCTTCGCTGAGCAACGTGGTGTTCGTGGACATCATCACGGGCATCAAGGAGGTGCTGGACAGCAACGGCTATCACATGCTGATCGGGGTCACTGGCTATTCGCCGGACGAGGAAGAGGCGCTGTTGCGCAAGTACTTGCAGCATTCGCCCGATGGACTGGTCCTGACCGGCGTCGATCACAATCCGGGCGTTTGGGATCTGCTGCGCGCGCAGGCGATTCCCACCGTCCACACGATAGAGACGCTGGCGGGAAGCGAGGACATGAGCGTCGGGTTTTCGCAGTTCGATTCCGGCTATGCCGCCGGGCGCCATCTGGTGGAGCGCGGCTACCGCCGCATCGGCATCGTGGGGGCCCAGCTGGATCCGCGGTCGCTGCGCCGTTGCGAAGGCTGCCGGCAGGCGCTGCGCGACGCCGGCCTGTATGACCAGGCGCTGGAGATCATGACGCCCGAGAAATCGTCGATCAGTCTGGGGGCTTCATTGATGGAGGACCTGCACGCGCGCCACCCCGATTGCGACGCCGTATTCTTCTGCAACGACGACCTGGCCCAGGGCGCCGTCTTCCAGTGCGGCCGCGCGGGGCTGCGGGTGCCCGAGCAGATGGGCATCATCGGTTTTCACGACCTGGCCGGCACGGCCTGGACCACGCCGCCATTGTCGACCATTGCCACGCCGCGCTACCAGATCGGCCTGTCCGCGGCGCAACTGCTCATGCGGCATCTGGCGGGTGAAGCCGTCGCCGAACGGCATGTGGACCTGGGCTTCACGCTGGTCCAGCGCGAAACCAGCTGA